The following are encoded together in the Malaya genurostris strain Urasoe2022 chromosome 3, Malgen_1.1, whole genome shotgun sequence genome:
- the LOC131434880 gene encoding glucose-6-phosphate 1-dehydrogenase isoform X1 codes for MAESVNKSGLANGDGINGHHETLEGEEALAIIRRNLKSNAMDNEGTHFDCNIPHVFVVFGASGDLAKKKIYPTLWWLYRDNLLPSVTKFVGYARSKLSVAELRSKCHSYMKVEHDQQERYEQFWALNFYVAGSYDARRDFELLNQELCKFEIGKTANRLFYLALPPSVFEPVTVHIRNTCMGSKGWNRIIVEKPFGRDADSSNTLSAHLAKLFNEDQLYRIDHYLGKEMVQNLMTIRFGNQIFSPTWNRNNVASVLISFKEPFGTQGRGGYFDDFGIIRDVMQNHLLQILSLVAMEKPATCHPDDIRNEKVKVLKSITSLTIDDVVLGQYIGNPNGQDDDSRMSYLDDPTVPNDSVTPTFALAVLKINNERWDGVPFILRCGKALNERKAEVRIQYQDVPGDIFDGRPKRNELVIRVQPGEALYVKMMTKSPGITFDMEETELDLTYGHRYHDVKLPDAYERLILDVFCGSQMHFVRSDELSEAWRIFTPLLHYIERERPEPIKYIYGSRGPKEADSKCDEANFKYYGSYKWHRKH; via the exons TGAATAAAAGCGGCCTTGCTAACGGCGACGGAATTAACGGGCACCACGAGACACTGGAAGGTGAGGAAGCGTTGGCGATCATACGACGGAACCTCAAGTCAAATGCCATGGACAATGaagggacgcactttgattgtaATATTCCACATGTTTTCGTAGTTTTTGGAGCTTCT GGTGActtggcgaaaaaaaaaatttatccaacACTGTGGTGGTTATACCGAGACAATCTGCTTCCATCAGTAACTAAATTCGTAGGTTATGCTCGCAGTAAACTGTCGGTAGCCGAGCTGCGAAGTAAATGCCATTCTTACATGAAG GTTGAACACGACCAGCAGGAGAGGTACGAACAGTTTTGGGCCCTGAACTTCTATGTCGCTGGGAGCTACGATGCTCGGCGGGACTTTGAGTTACTCAACCAGGAGCTGTGTAAGTTTGAAATCGGGAAAACAGCCAATCGCTTGTTCTACTTGGCATTGCCGCCGTCCGTGTTTGAACCGGTTACAGTGCACATCCGCAACACTTGCATGGGTTCGAAGGGTTGGAATCGGATCATAGTAGAAAAACCCTTCGGGCGAGATGCGGACAGCTCGAATACACTGAGTGCGCACCTGGCCAAATTGTTTAACGAGGATCAACTCTATCGAATTGATCACTATTTGGGCAAAGAGATGGTGCAGAATTTGATGACGATTCGATTCGGAAATCAGATTTTCAGTCCGACCTGGAATCGGAATAATGTGGCCTCGGTGTTGATTTCATTTAAAGAACCGTTTGGTACTCAAGGTCGGGGCGGTTACTTTGACGATTTCGGAATCATTCGTGATGTTATGCAGAATCATCTGTTGCAGATCTTGTCTCTGGTGGCCATGGAGAAACCGGCAACGTGTCATCCGGATGATATACGTAATGAGAAGGTTAAGGTGTTGAAGAGCATTACATCCCTTACAATCGATGATGTTGTTTTGGGACAGTACATTGGTAACCCCAACGGTCAAGATGACGATTCCCGTATGAGTTATTTGGATGATCCGACTGTTCCGAACGACTCGGTGACTCCAACGTTTGCTCTTGCCGTACTTAAAATCAACAATGAACGATGGGATGGTGTTCCGTTTATCTTGAGATGCGGTAAAGCTTTGAATGAACGGAAAGCTGAAGTTCGCATTCAATATCAGGATGTACCGGGGGACATTTTTGATGGTAGACCTAAACGTAACGAACTTGTGATTCGCGTTCAACCAGGCGAAGCGTTGTATGTTAAAATGATGACTAAGTCACCTGGTATTACGTTCGATATGGAAGAAACGGAATTAGATTTGACTTACggccatcgttatcatgatgtcAAACTGCCAGATGCTTATGAGCGACTGATTTTGGATGTTTTTTGTGGCTCCCAGATGCACTTTGTACGATCAGATGAGCTTAGTGAAGCTTGGCGAATCTTCACACCCTTGCTGCACTATATCGAACGAGAGCGTCCAGAACCAATCAAGTATATCTATGGTTCTCGTGGACCGAAAGAGGCGGATAGCAAATGTGATGAGGCCAATTTTAAATACTATGGTTCGTACAAATGGCATCGGAAGCACTGA
- the LOC131434880 gene encoding glucose-6-phosphate 1-dehydrogenase isoform X2, with translation MDNEGTHFDCNIPHVFVVFGASGDLAKKKIYPTLWWLYRDNLLPSVTKFVGYARSKLSVAELRSKCHSYMKVEHDQQERYEQFWALNFYVAGSYDARRDFELLNQELCKFEIGKTANRLFYLALPPSVFEPVTVHIRNTCMGSKGWNRIIVEKPFGRDADSSNTLSAHLAKLFNEDQLYRIDHYLGKEMVQNLMTIRFGNQIFSPTWNRNNVASVLISFKEPFGTQGRGGYFDDFGIIRDVMQNHLLQILSLVAMEKPATCHPDDIRNEKVKVLKSITSLTIDDVVLGQYIGNPNGQDDDSRMSYLDDPTVPNDSVTPTFALAVLKINNERWDGVPFILRCGKALNERKAEVRIQYQDVPGDIFDGRPKRNELVIRVQPGEALYVKMMTKSPGITFDMEETELDLTYGHRYHDVKLPDAYERLILDVFCGSQMHFVRSDELSEAWRIFTPLLHYIERERPEPIKYIYGSRGPKEADSKCDEANFKYYGSYKWHRKH, from the exons ATGGACAATGaagggacgcactttgattgtaATATTCCACATGTTTTCGTAGTTTTTGGAGCTTCT GGTGActtggcgaaaaaaaaaatttatccaacACTGTGGTGGTTATACCGAGACAATCTGCTTCCATCAGTAACTAAATTCGTAGGTTATGCTCGCAGTAAACTGTCGGTAGCCGAGCTGCGAAGTAAATGCCATTCTTACATGAAG GTTGAACACGACCAGCAGGAGAGGTACGAACAGTTTTGGGCCCTGAACTTCTATGTCGCTGGGAGCTACGATGCTCGGCGGGACTTTGAGTTACTCAACCAGGAGCTGTGTAAGTTTGAAATCGGGAAAACAGCCAATCGCTTGTTCTACTTGGCATTGCCGCCGTCCGTGTTTGAACCGGTTACAGTGCACATCCGCAACACTTGCATGGGTTCGAAGGGTTGGAATCGGATCATAGTAGAAAAACCCTTCGGGCGAGATGCGGACAGCTCGAATACACTGAGTGCGCACCTGGCCAAATTGTTTAACGAGGATCAACTCTATCGAATTGATCACTATTTGGGCAAAGAGATGGTGCAGAATTTGATGACGATTCGATTCGGAAATCAGATTTTCAGTCCGACCTGGAATCGGAATAATGTGGCCTCGGTGTTGATTTCATTTAAAGAACCGTTTGGTACTCAAGGTCGGGGCGGTTACTTTGACGATTTCGGAATCATTCGTGATGTTATGCAGAATCATCTGTTGCAGATCTTGTCTCTGGTGGCCATGGAGAAACCGGCAACGTGTCATCCGGATGATATACGTAATGAGAAGGTTAAGGTGTTGAAGAGCATTACATCCCTTACAATCGATGATGTTGTTTTGGGACAGTACATTGGTAACCCCAACGGTCAAGATGACGATTCCCGTATGAGTTATTTGGATGATCCGACTGTTCCGAACGACTCGGTGACTCCAACGTTTGCTCTTGCCGTACTTAAAATCAACAATGAACGATGGGATGGTGTTCCGTTTATCTTGAGATGCGGTAAAGCTTTGAATGAACGGAAAGCTGAAGTTCGCATTCAATATCAGGATGTACCGGGGGACATTTTTGATGGTAGACCTAAACGTAACGAACTTGTGATTCGCGTTCAACCAGGCGAAGCGTTGTATGTTAAAATGATGACTAAGTCACCTGGTATTACGTTCGATATGGAAGAAACGGAATTAGATTTGACTTACggccatcgttatcatgatgtcAAACTGCCAGATGCTTATGAGCGACTGATTTTGGATGTTTTTTGTGGCTCCCAGATGCACTTTGTACGATCAGATGAGCTTAGTGAAGCTTGGCGAATCTTCACACCCTTGCTGCACTATATCGAACGAGAGCGTCCAGAACCAATCAAGTATATCTATGGTTCTCGTGGACCGAAAGAGGCGGATAGCAAATGTGATGAGGCCAATTTTAAATACTATGGTTCGTACAAATGGCATCGGAAGCACTGA